The genome window GATGGAGATGCCGTCGCGTTCCACCAGGGGAGCGCCGTCCGCAAAGACCGCGATGTCCGTGGTGGTGCCGCCGATATCCAGAATTACCGAGTCGTGCACGATGTCGCACAGGGCGATGATGCCCATGACGCTGGCCGCCGGGCCGGAAAAAATGGACTGCACCGGGATCTTGCGCGAGGCCTCCAGGGGCATGGTGCCGCCGTCGGCCTTGAGCATGTTGACCGTGACGTGGGACATGCCCATGTCGTCCAGGGACCGGCGCACGGCGGTGGCGAACCCGTTGTAGAGCCGCCAGACCGCGCAGTTGAAATAGGAGGTGGCCACCCGGCGCGGAAAATTGAGCGCCCCGCCCTGCTCGTGCCCCATGGTCACGAAGTCCGCGCCTTCGCAGGCGCCTTCATCCGTGCATTGGCAGACCATGCGCCGGATCAGGTTCTCGTGGCGCGGGTTGCGGGTGGAGAATTTGCCCACGGCGGCAAAGACGCGCACCCCGTTTTTTCGGCAGGAGGCAATGGCTTTTTCGGCCTGGCGCATGGGCAGGGCCTTGATCTCGTTGCCTCGGTGGTCGATGGAGCCGTCCAGCACGTGAAAGTCCCGGCAGGGCTGGAAGTTGTAAGGGTCGATTCCCGGTCCGGCGCTGACCAGCAGCCCCACGTCCTCGGTGCGGCCCTCCACGATGGCGTTTGTGGACAGGGTGGTGGACAGGTTGAGCTGCTTGATGAGGGACTGGTCGATGTCCCGCAGGATGATACGCAGGGCCTCGGTGACCGACGAAAGCAGGTCGTCGTGCTTGGTGGGCACCTTGCAGGAGGCGGCCACCTCCACGCGCGGTCCGCTCAGGTCCAGGGCTACCGCATCGGTATGCGTTCCCCCCACGTCGATTCCTAGTAACATGCCGTCTCCTGTCTTCGTTGCGGTACGGCCAATGTTTACCACCCCTTGCGGAGCGGAGTCCATGCCCAAAACGGCAAACGGCATGATTCTCTCGGGGAATGGTTGCTGCGGCTGGGGGAGTTTTTGGAGGATGCCGTAACTCCTTGATTCCGGATTATATTTGACCGTGGGCACCCTGAAGTGTATGGGGTATGGAGTTGAACTGTAGCCTGCGACGGAAAATGAACGGGACCGCGATGGGAAAACGATGCGCCGCACTTGTGCTGTTTATCAGCCTTCTGGCCCTTGCCCCGGCCTGCCTGGCCAAGGGCGAGGTCAAGCCGTATCCCTTTACCGATCCCTATAAGGCCACGGTCTTCGGAACCCCGCCCGAGATGATCTACCACCCGGCCCGGGTCGGTTTCGTGGCTGAAAAGAGCCTGACCATCAAGGACCGTCATACCCCCGATCTTTTCTGGTATGCCGAGGACCTGGACTACAGCATGGTGCTCCAGGACAAGGGCGCCCCACTCATGTTCCTGGTGGCGGGCACGGGAGCCAGGCACAATTCCGCCAAGATGCGTTTTCTGGCCCAGGTGTTCTACAGCCAAGGTTACCACGTGGTCTGCGTTTCCTCTCCCACGCATTACAATTTCATTGTCAGCGCCTCCCGGTATGCGGCCGCGGGCTATGT of Salidesulfovibrio onnuriiensis contains these proteins:
- a CDS encoding hydantoinase/oxoprolinase family protein, which translates into the protein MLLGIDVGGTHTDAVALDLSGPRVEVAASCKVPTKHDDLLSSVTEALRIILRDIDQSLIKQLNLSTTLSTNAIVEGRTEDVGLLVSAGPGIDPYNFQPCRDFHVLDGSIDHRGNEIKALPMRQAEKAIASCRKNGVRVFAAVGKFSTRNPRHENLIRRMVCQCTDEGACEGADFVTMGHEQGGALNFPRRVATSYFNCAVWRLYNGFATAVRRSLDDMGMSHVTVNMLKADGGTMPLEASRKIPVQSIFSGPAASVMGIIALCDIVHDSVILDIGGTTTDIAVFADGAPLVERDGISIGSHPTLVQALKVKSIGIGGDSAISVIGEEIRVGPHRLGPSVCQGGQRPTLTDALNCTGACALGNMEASKKAIADFAEKHSLSPEKLAETAVEYAARAIHKATRELVDEINSKPVYTIHELLEGKRVVPRKVYLMGGPAEAMKADLFKQFRLSTDVPSNYSVANAIGAALTRTTWELELFADTERHVLFIPSLSHRENIPTSYTEKDARKDAVNNLTIHLDKLGVFLKPEDAQITSSSSFNMVKGYDMVGRNIRVKCQVRPGVVRKIAS